One region of Brassica napus cultivar Da-Ae unplaced genomic scaffold, Da-Ae ScsIHWf_416;HRSCAF=644, whole genome shotgun sequence genomic DNA includes:
- the LOC125603858 gene encoding uncharacterized protein LOC125603858: MGLDYSYSQPSQDETFGGAESDSDYNEVESLIQQDQAQLDQALIQQDQALIQQHEALIQQDQAHAFLYPPQPEVEFGFPQICYCGSEPKIATSSIEPGRRYYTCTNANDGECHVWKWWDEAVMEEMRARDGHTFQLAEKVDSLTFFNDHATEQKLVRLENMVCELAKNKSKSSLDYFVAVMVMVLIFIGVILVFV, encoded by the coding sequence ATGGGTCTTGATTACAGCTATTCACAACCTTCACAGGATGAGACGTTTGGTGGGGCTGAGTCAGACAGTGACTACAACGAAGTCGAATCTCTCATTCAGCAAGACCAAGCTCAGTTAGACCAAGCTCTCATTCAGCAAGACCAAGCTCTCATTCAGCAACACGAAGCTCTCATTCAGCAAGACCAAGCACATGCGTTTCTGTACCCTCCACAGCCGGAGGTTGAATTCGGATTTCCACAAATATGCTACTGTGGGAGTGAACCGAAGATAGCTACGTCTAGCATCGAACCAGGTCGCAGATACTACACATGTACAAATGCAAACGATGGAGAGTGTCATGTGTGGAAATGGTGGGACGAGGCTGTAATGGAGGAGATGCGAGCCAGGGATGGACACACATTTCAGTTAGCCGAGAAGGTAGATTCTCTGACCTTCTTCAATGACCATGCTACTGAGCAGAAGCTCGTTAGATTAGAGAACATGGTGTGTGAGTTGGCCAAGAATAAATCAAAGTCTAGCTTAGATTACTTCGTTGCGGTTATGGTTATGGTCTTAATTTTCATAGGTGTCATCCTCGTATTTGTCTAA
- the LOC125603860 gene encoding 2-oxoglutarate-dependent dioxygenase AOP2-like — protein sequence KNVQSFGERLIELNVKVRTMIMESFGLEKYIEEHLNSARNHLQIFKYKGLGDKTEETLGFKPHIDRQFLTILCQNDVVDGLEIKTKNGEEWIKARPSQDTSFLVIAGASLHLLLNGGVFPPLHQVVITGKKDRYVACLFSPPREGLIINAPEEVVDDEHPRLYKPFDFEAYVKFSNRTNTNTKGRDLSSLKSYCAL from the exons CAAGAATGTCCAGTCATTTGGGGAGAGGTTGATAGAACTAAATGTGAAGGTGAGGACAATGATCATGGAGAGTTTCGGGCTCGAGAAATACATCGAGGAACATCTTAACTCAGCAAGGAACCAccttcaaatatttaaatacaaagGCCTTGGCGATAAGACAGAAGAAACTCTGGGTTTTAAACCTCATATCGATAGACAGTTCCTCACCATACTTTGCCAGAACGATGTAGTAGACGGCTTggaaattaaaaccaaaaatgGTGAAGAGTGGATCAAAGCTAGGCCATCTCAAGACACTTCTTTCCTTGTTATAGCCGGAGCTTCTCttcat CTACTATTGAATGGTGGGGTGTTTCCTCCCCTTCACCAAGTGGTTATAACCGGAAAGAAAGATCGGTATGTGGCTTGCCTGTTCTCGCCTCCTAGAGAAGGACTGATCATAAATGCGCCTGAGGAGGTAGTAGATGATGAACATCCTCGTCTCTATAAGCCTTTTGATTTTGAGGCTTACGTGAAATTCAGCAACAGGACCAACACAAATACCAAGGGAAGAGATCTATCTAGTCTCAAGAGTTATTGTGCCCTTTAA
- the LOC125603859 gene encoding glutathione S-transferase T3-like, whose amino-acid sequence MDPRIPYSQSTGYTGLLYSQHESVYDGNSPYESFPSGSSQIPQFSSQQCEAPTPPTHPPVERGRRHKWTPAEDEMLISAWLNTSKDAIVDNNQKSGTFWKRVGDYFFAALSGGDCVESSEHVYYKQRWHKISNDTSKFCGAYAAAERQISSGQHENDVLKVAHEIFFADQGSKFTLEHAWCVLRYEQKWLNLNSTKASESSKRKTVESDSQTSTTSVGEEEIRPEGVKAAKAKRNANGKSVDYYTTVLELRKVDLDRKEKLQKLAILDTLLAKTQPLLVALY is encoded by the coding sequence ATGGATCCAAGGATTCCGTATAGCCAGTCTACTGGTTATACGGGCCTTCTTTACAGTCAACACGAAAGTGTTTATGATGGGAACTCTCCTTATGAGAGTTTTCCTTCTGGATCTTCACAGATCCCTCAATTCAGTTCTCAACAGTGTGAGGCTCCAACTCCACCCACACATCCACCCGTAGAGCGTGGGAGGAGACATAAATGGACCCCAGCCGAGGACGAGATGCTGATCAGTGCCTGGTTAAATACCTCTAAGGACGCTATAGTCGACAATAACCAAAAATCAGGCACTTTCTGGAAACGAGTTGGAGATTATTTCTTCGCAGCTCTTTCTGGTGGAGATTGTGTTGAAAGTAGCGAGCATGTCTACTATAAGCAGAGGTGGCACAAAATCAGTAATGACACATCCAAGTTTTGTGGTGCATATGCGGCTGCAGAGAGACAAATATCTAGTGGTCAGCATGAGAACGATGTACTCAAGGTGGCCCATGAAATATTCTTCGCGGATCAGGGGTCCAAATTCACACTGGAGCATGCGTGGTGTGTGTTGAGGTATGAGCAGAAATGGCTCAACCTCAACAGCACTAAAGCTTCTGAAAGTTCAAAGAGGAAAACCGTTGAATCAGATTCCCAAACTTCAACCACAAGTGTTGGTGAAGAAGAGATACGCCCTGAAGGTGTAAAGGCTGCAAAAGCTAAACGTAATGCAAATGGAAAGTCTGTTGATTACTATACGACGGTACTTGAACTGAGGAAGGTGGATTTGGATAGGAAAGAAAAACTCCAGAAGCTTGCCATCTTAGACACTCTCCTAGCCAAAACCCAACCACTCCTGGTTGCTTTGTACTAA
- the LOC125603861 gene encoding probable 2-oxoglutarate-dependent dioxygenase AOP1, translating into MTISSKTQPPLTLPVIDFSIPNLKPETPEWNSVRDQVRRALEDYGCFEALFDGASAELRKALFEASEEAFDLPLETKLSTKESDEIYKGYVGQVSTIPLYEGMGFDGADSPEVVDELTYKLWPQGNITFSKNVQSFTENLISLDMKVRTMIMQSFGLDKYIEEHLNSAKNHFRLLKYRGLDENTEEQLGLDPHIDRHFLTILCQNDVVDGLEIKTKEGEDWIKAKPSQDSSFLVIAGASLHVLLNGRVFPPLHRVVITGKKDRHTAGLFLLPKEGLIINAFEEVVDGEHPRLYKPFDYNAYFKFTYTDTKKRDLSALKTYCSLSKED; encoded by the exons atgacgATAAGTTCGAAAACCCAACCTCCCCTAACCCTTCCGGTCATCGACTTCTCGATTCCGAACCTCAAGCCGGAAACTCCCGAGTGGAACTCAGTGAGAGACCAAGTCCGAAGAGCCCTAGAAGACTACGGATGTTTTGAGGCCTTGTTCGACGGAGCTTCAGCGGAGCTACGGAAGGCACTGTTCGAGGCCTCGGAGGAAGCTTTCGATTTACCACTGGAGACCAAACTAAGTACAAAAGAATCGGACGAAATCTACAAAGGATACGTTGGTCAGGTTTCGACTATACCTTTATACGAAGGTATGGGCTTTGACGGTGCAGATAGTCCTGAAGTTGTCGATGAATTGACCTACAAGCTTTGGCCTCAAGGCAACATCACCTTCAG CAAGAATGTTCAGTCATTTACGGAGAATTTAATATCATTAGACATGAAGGTGAGGACGATGATCATGCAGAGTTTCGGTCTCGATAAATACATCGAGGAGCACCTTAATTCAGCGAAGAACCACTTTCGTTTGCTTAAATATAGAGGCCTTGACGAAAACACAGAGGAGCAGCTAGGCCTTGACCCTCATATCGATAGACATTTCCTCACTATACTTTGTCAAAACGACGTAGTAGATGGTTTGGAGATCAAAACCAAAGAAGGTGAGGACTGGATCAAAGCTAAGCCATCTCAAGACTCTTCTTTCCTCGTTATAGCCGGAGCTTCACTTCAT GTACTACTGAATGGTAGGGTGTTTCCTCCGCTTCACCGTGTGGTAATAACCGGAAAGAAAGATCGGCACACGGCTGGACTGTTCTTGCTTCCCAAAGAAGGACTGATCATAAATGCATTCGAGGAGGTGGTCGATGGTGAACATCCTCGTCTCTATAAGCCTTTTGATTATAACGCTTACTTTAAGTTCACCTACACCGATACCAAGAAGAGGGATTTATCGGCTCTCAAGACTTACTGCTCTCTCTCTAAAGAGGACTGA